In Nocardioides sp. WS12, the DNA window TTCAGGTCTACGACGAGTGCCAGAACCTCAAGGAATCGGCGCTCACTGACATGCTCGCGGCGATGAACGTCTCCGACATTGGACTGGCGTTCTTCATGGGCACTCCCCCGCGGCCACAGGAAGCCCGACTCGGGGTCGACGAGGCGTTCAAGCGTCGCCGCAAGCGTGCGATCGAAGTCAAGAAGCCTCGCCCCTACAAGGGTGTGTTCGTCGAGTTCTCTGCCGACCGCGGCGCTCCACTCGACATCCAAGCAGACGGATTCTGGCAGCATCTTGCGACGGCCAATCCGTCGTTCGGGTTCAGGGTCGGCGAGTCCGCCATTGAGCGTCTGGTCGAGAACATGTCGCCCGAGGATGTGCTCCGCGAGGTGCTGGGCATCTGGGACGAGACCGCAAAGTCTCTCGCCGTCATTCCCGCATCGACCTGGACCGACCTTGCAGCCGACGGGCCGCCGGACGGGACTGCTCCTTCCTCTATTGGCGTTGACGCTTCGCACGACGGCGTCCTGGTGGTCGCTGCCTGCTGGCGCGAGGACGATTCGTCCCATGTCGAACTATTGGCGGTCGACAACTGGGCCGACGACGAGGCGGCGGCGGACTGGATCGCCGGTCGAGCCGGCCGCCGAATCCCGATCACCATCGACAGCGCGTCTCCGGCCGCACGCCTCGTTCCACTGCTGAAGAATCGCCGCTGCAAGGTCAACGCGGGGTCTGCTGGCGACATGGCAAAGGGCTGCGGCGGGCTCTATGCAGCCGCTCTCGGCCAACTACTCACGCACGCGGGTCAGGCGGCCGTCAATGACGCACTCACTGGCGCCAAGAAGCGCGCGATCGGTCAGGCCGGCGGCTGGGGCTGGGACCGCCGTGACCCCGACGCCAATATCGCGCCGCTGGTGGCCGTGACCCTCGCGCACTACGGCGCATCTACATCCCCGAAGTCCGCAGGCCGTGCCGTGTTTGCATGAGAGGAGGTCCACGATGCTCGACGAAGCCGAAGTGATCTCCACCGTCCGTGACCTCTGGGCACGACACCGGGACGAGCTCCCCGCCCATGACCGTGTCTACGGCTATGTGCGCGGCAAGCTGGGCGTGCCGGATGTGCCGGATGGCGCTGGCGACGAGCTGCAAGACATCGCCAAGATGTCCGTCAAGAACGTTCTCGGCCTCGTCCGCAACGCCTTCACCGACCCACTGCTTGTGGTCGGCTTCCGCTCTCCCGATGCCACGGAGAACGACGCCGAAGTTTGGCGCTTGTGGCAGCAGCAGAAGCTCGACGCCCGACAGGCCGAGGTCTACCGCGCCGCCGTCACTTACGGCACGGGCTACGCGATCGTGTCGAAGTCTGGGATCCGCTTCCGCTCCCCTCGTCAGGTGTTCGCGGTGTACGCCGACGCGCACGTTGACGACTTCCCCGTGTACGCGCTCGAGACCTGGGTTGACCGCTCCGGTCCGAAGCCCATGCGCAAGGGCCGACTGTTCGACGAGACGCACGTCTACCCCGTGAGCCTCGGCACGATCAGCAAGCAGCAGGACGAAGCCGAGCAGACACGCACTGCTCAGCGTCGCATGTCACTGACGATCGACGAGGAGCCAGAGGCCCACGGCCTCGATCACTGCCCTGTGATCCGCTTCGTCAACACGCGCGACTGCGAGGACCTCGTCGAGGGCGAGATTGAGCCGTTGATCGGCGACCAGCGAGCGATCAACGCCGTGAACTTCGACCGACTGGTCGTTTCGCGCTACGGCGCCTTCCCGCAGAAGTACGTCATCGGCTGGGCGCCGTCCGGGCCGGCCGAACTGGCGAAAGCATCTGCGCAGACGCTCATGGCCTTCGAGGACTCCAAGGAGACGGTCGCTGTCGGCGCCTTTCCGCAGGCGTCCGTCGATGGCTACAACTCAATCCTGCTCGAGATGACCGTCCATGCCGCCATGAAGGCCGGCGTCGCGCCATTCGGGATCACGGGCTCATTCGCGAACCTTGGCGCCGACGCCATCGCCCAGATTGCAAAGCCCTACCAGGACAAGCTCGGCGCCAAGCAGTCGTCGCTGGGCGAGTCCGTTGAGCTCATGATCCGTGACTACGCCTTCCTGCACGACATCGAGGTCCCCGAGGACGCAGAGGTCGTCTGGGCCGAGACCGAGGCGCGCTCGTTCGCGCAGGTTGTCGACGGCATCGTGAAGCTGACGACTGCCGATGTGCCGATCGAGGCCATGCTCGAGGACATCCCCGGTTGGTCGCAGCAGCGCGTGGACACTGCCCGCAAGGCGGTTCGCCGCGCTGCTGGCGGCGGCGTTCTGGATCGACTGAGGGCAGCCAGTGGCGACCGGCCTGCGGTCTGAGACTGCCGATCTGGTCACACTGGCCGGGCGAGACCTGTCCCGCCTCTGGTCCCTCGTGGCTTCGGGTGCGTCAGCCGAGACCGCCTTGCGCGACTTGCTCCCATCGATCATTCAAGAGTTTGGCGCCGCCGGCGCCGCCATCGCGGCCGAGTGGTACGACGACCAGCGTGCCAAGTCGGCGGTCAAGAGCCCGTTCACAGCAATCCCGGTCGAGGCCGACGATCGCGGCACTCAGGCCCTCATTGGCTGGGCACTAAGCAAGGCCACTGACGACGCCAGTCTTCACGCGCTCATCCTGGGCGGCACTCAGCGCCGCATCGCCGACCATGTCCGCTACACCGTGACCGGCTCGGCCGTGGAAGACCCCGGCGCCCGTGGCTGGCAGCGCGTGGGCGTAGGCGCCTGCAAGGACGGTTTCTGCGACATGTTGATCGGCCGCGGCGCGGTCTACTCCGAGGCCACTGCCGACTTTGCGTCGCACGACAACTGTCGATGTTCCGCAGTCCCCGCATGGGGCGGGGAGCCACTCCCCGTCAAGCCGTTCACTCCCTCGGTGCGCACGGCCAGCGAGGCCGACAAGGCACGCGTCCGCGCGTACATCGCCACCCACTAGCCCCCGCCAGACAGCGGGCTACGCCGACACGCAGCGGTCAATGCGTGGCTGCAGGAGGACTCGCATGAGCGAGGAAGTCAAGACCGACGCCGAGAAGGCCGCCGAGTTCAAGCCGCCGACGTCCCAGGAGGAGTTCGACCGCATGGTCGGCGCCCGGCTGGAACGCGAACGCAGCAAGTTCGCCGACTACGACGACATCAAGGCCAAGGCTGCGAAGTTCGATCAGGCCGACGAGGCCAACAAGACCGAGCTCCAGAGGGAGCGCGAGCGCGCAGAGAAGGCCGAAACGGCCCTCACGCCCACGCAGCAGCAGGTTGCGCGCCTCGAAGTCGCGCTGGAGAAGGGCCTCACTGCGACGCAGGCCAAGCGCCTCGTCGGAACCAGCAAGGAGGAATTCGCGGCAGACGCCGACGAACTCCTGTCCGACCTCGGAGCCAAGGCCAAGCCGAAGCCCGACGCCAAGAAACTCCACTCCGGCTCCTCCGCTGACAGCGACCAGGGCACCGGCAGGGAGCGCGCCGCGGCCGCCCTTCGGCAACTGCGCAACAACTGACTCCCGCGAGGATCGACCTCGGCGGGTGAACCACAACACAAAGGAGATCAGCCATGGCTGACATCACCCGCGCCGAGGTCGCCTCGCTCATTGGCGAGGAATACGGCCCGCAGGTCATCAAGGCCGCGACGCAGGGCTCCACGGCCCTCGCTGCGTTCCCGAACATCAACATGGGCACCAAGACGCGCAACATGCCCGTCCTGGCGACCATCCCCGCCGCCGAGTGGGTCACGGACGTCGACAACACCGGCGTCAAGCCCACTGCGCAGGTGACGTGGGCCAACAAGACTCTCGTCGCCGAGGAACTCGCGGTCATCATCCCGATCCACGAGAACACCCTCGACGACGCGACCGAGGACATCCTCGCTCAGATCGCCGAGCTCGGCGGTCAGGCCATCGGCAAGGCGCTCGACGCTGCCGTGTTCTTCGGCACCAACAAGCCGGTCTCGTGGACCTCGCTCGACCTGCACGCGGCCGCCGTGGCCA includes these proteins:
- a CDS encoding terminase — its product is MPTASVARVNPAPLVEIARHCVIPEDIAFTRFYELIAPELPGMGITLDQWQQDIWEIALGLRLDGTLCCDVMGVTLSIARQAGKTWGVMVGLVAICLARPGTTVVWSSHHDRTSSETLSKIAGIVEKPAIRPKMRPQYPVVFTDDNRGVHFANGSRILFGARSSGFGRGFSEVDIQVYDECQNLKESALTDMLAAMNVSDIGLAFFMGTPPRPQEARLGVDEAFKRRRKRAIEVKKPRPYKGVFVEFSADRGAPLDIQADGFWQHLATANPSFGFRVGESAIERLVENMSPEDVLREVLGIWDETAKSLAVIPASTWTDLAADGPPDGTAPSSIGVDASHDGVLVVAACWREDDSSHVELLAVDNWADDEAAADWIAGRAGRRIPITIDSASPAARLVPLLKNRRCKVNAGSAGDMAKGCGGLYAAALGQLLTHAGQAAVNDALTGAKKRAIGQAGGWGWDRRDPDANIAPLVAVTLAHYGASTSPKSAGRAVFA
- a CDS encoding phage portal protein, giving the protein MLDEAEVISTVRDLWARHRDELPAHDRVYGYVRGKLGVPDVPDGAGDELQDIAKMSVKNVLGLVRNAFTDPLLVVGFRSPDATENDAEVWRLWQQQKLDARQAEVYRAAVTYGTGYAIVSKSGIRFRSPRQVFAVYADAHVDDFPVYALETWVDRSGPKPMRKGRLFDETHVYPVSLGTISKQQDEAEQTRTAQRRMSLTIDEEPEAHGLDHCPVIRFVNTRDCEDLVEGEIEPLIGDQRAINAVNFDRLVVSRYGAFPQKYVIGWAPSGPAELAKASAQTLMAFEDSKETVAVGAFPQASVDGYNSILLEMTVHAAMKAGVAPFGITGSFANLGADAIAQIAKPYQDKLGAKQSSLGESVELMIRDYAFLHDIEVPEDAEVVWAETEARSFAQVVDGIVKLTTADVPIEAMLEDIPGWSQQRVDTARKAVRRAAGGGVLDRLRAASGDRPAV